Proteins from a genomic interval of Micromonospora sp. NBC_00389:
- a CDS encoding winged helix-turn-helix domain-containing protein: MQGIPAASLVIGIASSPAERRQLARLLGGSDAFLIVSSVEQAREFLGVVEVPPVASATPPAQAVVAEAAQSTHSPPPPELAVDSDRRVLRWRDQEIDLTRLEHDVLLCLVDAPGQVWTYERLHLEVWGNRHLGRGSDMHSVIRRVRRKLARLNAAATIHAVRGVGFRLAPV, translated from the coding sequence ATGCAGGGGATTCCGGCCGCCTCCTTGGTGATCGGTATCGCGTCCTCGCCGGCCGAACGCCGACAGTTGGCGCGGCTGCTCGGCGGGAGCGACGCATTCCTGATTGTTTCAAGCGTCGAGCAGGCACGGGAGTTCCTCGGGGTGGTCGAGGTGCCTCCCGTCGCCTCGGCGACTCCCCCCGCTCAGGCGGTGGTCGCCGAGGCGGCGCAGAGCACGCACTCGCCGCCACCACCCGAGCTGGCCGTCGATTCCGACCGCCGGGTGCTGCGGTGGCGCGACCAGGAGATCGACCTGACCCGGCTGGAGCACGACGTGCTGCTCTGCCTGGTCGACGCACCCGGACAGGTCTGGACGTACGAGCGCCTGCACCTTGAGGTCTGGGGCAACAGGCACCTCGGCCGCGGGTCCGACATGCACTCGGTCATCCGACGGGTACGCCGCAAACTCGCCCGGCTGAACGCCGCCGCGACGATCCACGCGGTGCGTGGGGTCGGCTTCCGGCTCGCCCCGGTCTGA
- a CDS encoding phosphatase PAP2 family protein, producing MSLGSSYHVGRSAPGPQPAGPLPQVRAATPLGLPLLGAALGHLVVLGLICVVFVRTYPGQWLDGLLLPRAERGGGYEQQTVLVGPSKTVLAAFGSPVLLAVLLGAVLLVGLLGRRLLAGVVGIGMVLTAVVVAGAVKSMLPRSDFQIESSTTHNSFPSGHVAAATALLLAFMLVLPGWARRWLAVPGAVGVSVIASATMIAGWHRFSDALGGVLLGVALFCLAAAALAGWRRDADPGGVTGPRGGQDSGTLWRGLIEGAVGLVVLVWALLVVGPGLDASVQRGTLVAIIAATGLTLLSVVSVVFLVRSADFVGPMHSRHRAQPEPAVNIRDGGTAQG from the coding sequence ATGTCCCTCGGATCGTCGTACCACGTCGGGCGGTCGGCACCGGGCCCGCAGCCGGCGGGACCGCTGCCACAGGTCCGCGCAGCCACGCCCCTCGGCCTGCCTCTGCTCGGTGCGGCCCTGGGTCACCTGGTCGTCCTGGGCCTGATCTGCGTCGTGTTCGTACGGACCTACCCCGGCCAATGGCTGGACGGACTGCTCCTGCCGCGTGCCGAGCGGGGCGGAGGGTACGAGCAGCAGACCGTCCTGGTGGGTCCGTCCAAGACCGTGCTGGCCGCCTTCGGCAGCCCTGTGCTCCTGGCCGTCCTGCTCGGCGCGGTGTTGCTGGTGGGTCTGCTCGGCCGGCGGTTGCTGGCGGGAGTCGTGGGTATCGGCATGGTGCTCACCGCGGTGGTGGTGGCCGGAGCGGTCAAGTCGATGCTTCCCCGTTCGGACTTTCAGATCGAGAGTTCAACCACCCACAACAGCTTTCCCAGCGGTCATGTCGCCGCCGCGACGGCCCTGCTGCTGGCGTTCATGCTGGTCCTGCCCGGGTGGGCCCGACGATGGCTGGCGGTACCGGGCGCGGTGGGCGTCTCGGTGATCGCCTCGGCCACCATGATCGCGGGCTGGCACCGGTTCAGCGACGCGCTCGGCGGTGTTCTGCTGGGCGTGGCGCTGTTCTGCCTGGCCGCGGCGGCGCTGGCGGGCTGGCGCCGGGACGCTGATCCGGGCGGCGTCACCGGCCCGCGCGGTGGGCAGGACAGCGGCACCCTGTGGCGCGGGCTGATCGAGGGGGCGGTGGGGCTGGTCGTGCTGGTCTGGGCGCTTCTGGTGGTCGGACCGGGTCTGGACGCATCGGTGCAGCGGGGGACGCTCGTCGCCATCATCGCGGCGACCGGATTGACGCTGCTGTCGGTGGTGTCGGTGGTGTTCCTGGTGCGGTCGGCGGATTTTGTCGGCCCGATGCATTCGCGGCATCGTGCCCAGCCGGAGCCGGCAGTGAACATTCGGGACGGCGGGACAGCGCAGGGTTGA
- a CDS encoding response regulator transcription factor has product MSQVLLIEDHQTVRDGLQLALTRQGHTVDAVATGEQGLERLRAASSDVVILDLMLPGMDGFEVCRRIRQLGDLPIIMLTARSDDMDVVAGLEAGADDYVVKPVQPRVLEARIRAVLRRTAGESRRSGGERSGLEQHGALTIDRAALVVSKGGQPVSLAPTELRLLLELSYTPGQVLSRQQLLSAVWEHGYLGDSRLVDACVQRLRAKIEDDSSVPVFIQTVRGFGYRFGPL; this is encoded by the coding sequence ATGTCCCAGGTCCTGCTGATCGAAGATCACCAGACGGTGCGCGACGGACTGCAGTTGGCGCTCACCCGACAGGGCCACACGGTGGATGCCGTGGCGACCGGTGAGCAGGGGCTGGAACGGTTGCGCGCGGCCTCGTCCGACGTCGTGATCCTCGATCTCATGCTGCCCGGGATGGACGGGTTTGAGGTCTGTCGCCGGATCCGGCAGCTCGGCGACCTGCCGATCATCATGCTGACCGCCCGCAGCGACGACATGGATGTGGTGGCGGGCCTGGAGGCCGGCGCCGACGACTACGTGGTCAAGCCGGTGCAGCCCCGGGTGCTTGAGGCGCGCATCCGCGCGGTGCTGCGACGGACCGCTGGCGAGTCGCGACGTAGCGGCGGCGAGCGGTCCGGCCTGGAACAGCACGGTGCCCTGACCATCGACCGGGCGGCGCTGGTGGTCAGCAAGGGCGGGCAGCCGGTCAGCCTCGCCCCGACGGAGCTGCGCCTGCTGCTCGAACTCTCGTACACGCCGGGACAGGTGCTGAGCCGGCAGCAGCTGCTGTCGGCCGTGTGGGAGCACGGATACCTCGGCGACTCGCGGTTGGTGGACGCCTGTGTACAGCGGCTGCGCGCCAAGATCGAGGACGACTCGTCGGTGCCGGTCTTCATCCAGACGGTGCGCGGTTTCGGATACCGGTTCGGGCCGCTGTGA
- a CDS encoding ATP-binding protein translates to MTTTAVVASGSYFQARRVILQQAQDAAVVSLTEQLTEVYPVRQLPPSQEVLDALSQRLSDRDGDVVILYRDMRAQGVQFPEPVSPELRQAVESGLVAWQRVSRDGQPMLLIGTQLRLERPDGTAQPSGLEVYALRSLAPEQQSIDRLATLAWLTGGLSLVLAVLLALLAAQGVLRPVRELGRAARRLGEGDLTTRLVVRGADELADVARTFNDTAGTLERQVGELRRMESDARRFVADVSHELRTPLAAMTAVTDVLDEEADRLPGDAGKAARLVSQETQNLTRLVNDLIEISRFDSGTARLALDDVDVAAAVSATLRIRGWADRVRTELPPGIVARLDPRRLDVIVANLVGNAFRHGAEPVSVDLRAEPDWITIEVRDQGPGLDQEVLPHVFDRFYKADTARTRTEGSGLGLAIAWENARLHRHAGQQGSLVAGNGPTGGAVFTLRLPRVAADAGGVR, encoded by the coding sequence ATGACCACCACCGCGGTGGTGGCCAGCGGAAGCTACTTCCAGGCCCGGAGGGTGATCCTCCAGCAGGCGCAGGACGCCGCGGTGGTGTCGCTGACCGAACAGCTCACGGAGGTCTACCCGGTACGCCAGCTCCCGCCGTCCCAGGAGGTGCTCGACGCGTTGTCCCAGCGCCTCTCCGACCGGGACGGAGACGTGGTAATCCTCTACCGTGACATGCGGGCGCAGGGCGTGCAGTTCCCCGAGCCGGTCAGCCCGGAGCTGCGGCAGGCGGTCGAGAGTGGCCTCGTCGCCTGGCAACGCGTTTCGCGCGACGGTCAACCCATGCTGCTCATCGGGACCCAGCTGAGGCTCGAGCGACCCGATGGCACTGCCCAGCCGTCCGGGCTGGAGGTCTATGCGCTGCGCAGCCTCGCCCCCGAACAACAGAGCATCGACCGGCTCGCCACCCTGGCGTGGCTGACCGGTGGGCTCTCCCTGGTCCTCGCCGTCCTGCTGGCCCTGCTGGCCGCCCAAGGCGTGCTCCGGCCGGTACGCGAGCTGGGACGGGCGGCGCGCCGGCTCGGCGAGGGCGACCTGACAACCCGGCTGGTGGTTCGGGGCGCCGACGAGCTGGCCGACGTGGCGCGGACCTTCAACGACACGGCGGGGACGCTGGAGCGGCAGGTCGGCGAGCTGCGGCGGATGGAGTCCGACGCCCGGCGCTTCGTGGCCGACGTGTCGCACGAACTCCGTACGCCCCTGGCCGCGATGACGGCGGTCACCGACGTGCTGGACGAGGAGGCCGACCGGCTGCCGGGGGATGCCGGCAAGGCCGCCCGGCTCGTCAGTCAGGAGACGCAGAACCTCACTCGGCTGGTCAACGACCTCATCGAGATCAGCAGGTTCGACTCCGGCACGGCGCGGCTCGCCCTCGACGACGTCGACGTGGCCGCGGCGGTGAGCGCCACCCTGCGGATCCGGGGCTGGGCCGATCGGGTGCGGACGGAACTGCCGCCCGGAATCGTCGCCCGGCTGGATCCCCGCCGGCTGGACGTCATCGTCGCCAACCTGGTCGGCAACGCCTTCCGGCACGGGGCCGAGCCGGTCTCCGTGGACCTGCGCGCCGAACCGGACTGGATCACCATCGAGGTCCGCGATCAGGGGCCCGGGCTGGACCAGGAGGTGCTGCCGCACGTCTTCGACCGCTTCTACAAGGCGGACACCGCGCGGACCCGCACCGAGGGCAGCGGTCTGGGCCTCGCCATCGCATGGGAGAACGCCCGCCTGCACCGGCACGCCGGGCAGCAGGGAAGTCTCGTCGCCGGCAACGGTCCGACCGGCGGCGCGGTGTTCACGCTCCGCCTGCCCCGGGTGGCGGCGGACGCCGGAGGCGTACGGTGA
- a CDS encoding D-alanine--D-alanine ligase family protein, producing the protein MTTRLAVLYGGQSGEHEVSRRSAASILAGLDRDRYQVTEVLIDRDGGWHVDGRPTPLPQALRVLRAQDVVFPALHGPYGEDGTVASLLGWLGVPYVGNGVFASAAGMDKGVTKRLLNAEGLRVSPGVTLRPGEELSPADRRRLGLPVFVKPARAGSSLGVVRVTDWAELPAALEQAREVDPKVLVEQGARGREIDVAVLQHPDGRVQAGPPLEIRVSGTGFFDYDAKYDGGAVFQIPAPLDPATTEVLQDRAIRAFHALDCRGLLRVDFFLPAEGSAEPIVNEVNTFPGFTTASQFPQIWQQAGIGFADLLDILISGALADQGRSRSGGLPRPARAVDLV; encoded by the coding sequence ATGACAACCCGACTGGCAGTGCTGTACGGCGGGCAGAGCGGCGAGCACGAGGTGTCCCGCCGCTCGGCGGCGAGCATCCTCGCCGGGCTGGACCGCGACCGGTACCAGGTCACCGAGGTGCTCATCGACCGGGACGGCGGGTGGCACGTCGACGGCCGCCCGACACCACTCCCCCAGGCGCTGCGCGTGCTACGCGCCCAGGACGTGGTGTTCCCGGCCCTGCACGGCCCGTACGGCGAGGATGGCACCGTGGCGTCGCTGCTGGGCTGGCTCGGCGTGCCGTACGTCGGCAACGGCGTCTTCGCCAGCGCCGCCGGCATGGACAAGGGAGTCACCAAGAGGCTCCTCAACGCGGAGGGCCTGCGGGTCAGCCCCGGGGTGACCCTGCGTCCCGGCGAGGAACTGTCCCCGGCCGACCGGCGACGGCTGGGCCTGCCGGTCTTCGTGAAGCCCGCCCGGGCCGGCTCCAGCCTGGGCGTCGTCAGGGTGACCGACTGGGCGGAACTTCCCGCTGCGCTGGAGCAGGCCCGGGAGGTGGACCCGAAGGTCCTGGTCGAGCAGGGGGCGCGCGGACGTGAGATCGACGTGGCCGTCCTCCAGCATCCCGACGGCCGGGTGCAGGCCGGACCGCCCCTGGAGATCCGGGTGAGCGGCACGGGTTTCTTCGACTACGACGCCAAGTACGACGGCGGGGCGGTTTTCCAGATCCCCGCACCGCTCGACCCGGCCACCACCGAGGTGCTTCAGGACCGCGCGATCCGCGCCTTCCACGCCCTCGACTGCCGCGGGCTGCTCCGGGTCGACTTCTTCCTGCCCGCCGAGGGGTCCGCGGAGCCCATCGTGAACGAGGTCAACACCTTCCCCGGGTTCACCACCGCATCGCAGTTCCCGCAGATCTGGCAGCAGGCCGGGATCGGGTTCGCCGACCTGCTCGACATCCTGATCTCCGGCGCGCTGGCCGACCAGGGCCGGTCCCGCTCCGGCGGGTTGCCCCGGCCGGCACGGGCGGTCGATCTGGTGTGA
- the alr gene encoding alanine racemase gives MSALAEAVVDLGAIAGNVRTIASLTGTELMAVVKADGFGHGAVMVARAALRAGAGWLGVTSASEALALRSAGITAPTLSWLHRPDDDFASLISAGVDVGVSTTTHLHAVVDAAHRLGVPALVQLKADTGMSRNGARGADWHELVAWARKYEREGGVRVRGVWSHLTDADVPGSPGLARQVATFEEALRVARSAGLDPDLVHLANSAAALSAPRTRFDLCRIGLALYGVDPFGGTGPGEFGLRAAMTLRTTVVNVKRVPAGTGVSYGPEYVTSAPTTLALLPLGYADGITRAAEGRAAVWLGGRRCPIVGRIAMDQCVVDAGDLPVAIGDPVVVFGPEGDDLAQPTVAEWARWAGTNPNEIFTGIGARVARDHLHERADVS, from the coding sequence ATGAGCGCGTTGGCCGAGGCGGTGGTCGACCTCGGGGCGATCGCCGGCAATGTCCGGACGATCGCGTCGCTCACCGGCACCGAGTTGATGGCGGTGGTGAAGGCGGACGGGTTCGGCCACGGCGCGGTGATGGTCGCCCGTGCCGCGCTGCGCGCCGGCGCGGGTTGGCTGGGGGTGACCTCGGCATCCGAGGCGCTGGCCCTGCGCAGCGCCGGCATCACCGCGCCCACGCTGAGCTGGTTGCACCGCCCGGACGACGACTTCGCCAGCCTGATCAGCGCCGGCGTCGACGTCGGCGTGTCGACGACGACCCACCTGCACGCCGTCGTCGACGCGGCCCACCGGCTCGGCGTACCCGCGCTGGTGCAGCTCAAGGCCGACACCGGCATGTCCCGCAACGGAGCCCGCGGGGCCGACTGGCACGAACTGGTCGCCTGGGCCCGCAAGTACGAGCGGGAGGGCGGAGTCCGGGTGCGCGGCGTGTGGTCCCATCTGACCGACGCGGACGTACCAGGCAGCCCCGGGCTGGCCCGGCAGGTGGCGACCTTCGAGGAGGCGTTGCGGGTCGCCCGGTCCGCCGGCCTCGACCCCGACCTGGTCCACCTGGCCAACTCGGCTGCCGCGCTGTCGGCACCCCGGACCCGCTTCGACCTCTGCCGGATCGGGCTCGCCCTGTACGGCGTGGACCCGTTCGGCGGTACCGGGCCCGGTGAGTTCGGGCTCCGCGCCGCGATGACGCTGCGCACGACCGTCGTCAACGTGAAGCGGGTGCCCGCGGGCACGGGTGTCTCCTACGGACCCGAGTACGTGACCTCGGCGCCGACCACGCTGGCCCTGCTGCCGCTCGGCTACGCCGACGGCATCACCCGGGCCGCCGAGGGCCGCGCCGCGGTGTGGCTCGGCGGCCGGCGCTGCCCGATCGTCGGGCGCATCGCCATGGACCAGTGCGTGGTCGACGCGGGCGACCTTCCCGTGGCGATCGGCGACCCGGTCGTGGTGTTCGGCCCCGAAGGGGACGACCTCGCCCAACCGACGGTCGCCGAGTGGGCGCGGTGGGCCGGCACCAACCCAAACGAGATCTTCACCGGCATCGGGGCCCGGGTGGCCCGCGACCACCTCCACGAAAGGGCGGACGTTTCATGA
- a CDS encoding acyltransferase family protein, whose product MIPQPTSTDSRPTGYAPEVARARFRHRRPWTLSSPAPGRPRRAEWADAAKGTCIILVVLWHVVVKDYLQIDWHVGVPVPGLWGTLGEQLLPLRMPLFFTISGVFAATAVQRPWRVVARSRIAGFLYLYAVWLLIHTVIFAAAPDFPTDRATSALGLLEQLTITPSNLWYLYALALYFTVAKVARRAPRVLVLVPAAALSAVAAAGLLDAPGNRAGLYQNLIFFLAGLYLRPQIEWWAATATRRRLALTSGAYVLALAAMATVGAQRWFGVWPEVSVVAVAFGVTAAAQLGRWPALSRRLSTLGRNTLPIYVIHLPVLALLHRLLLAPASRLDRGGQDLIVLGYPILLTGLVIGVSLAIHRGLLAVHARWLFALPGDRRTVLRRLEAAG is encoded by the coding sequence GTGATCCCCCAGCCGACATCCACCGACTCCCGGCCCACCGGGTACGCGCCCGAGGTGGCGCGCGCCCGGTTCCGCCACCGGAGGCCCTGGACCCTGTCCAGCCCCGCCCCGGGACGGCCACGCCGAGCGGAGTGGGCCGACGCCGCGAAGGGCACCTGCATCATCCTCGTCGTCCTGTGGCACGTCGTCGTCAAGGACTACCTGCAGATCGACTGGCACGTCGGCGTACCGGTGCCGGGCCTGTGGGGGACGCTGGGCGAGCAGTTACTGCCGCTGCGGATGCCGCTGTTCTTCACCATCTCCGGCGTCTTCGCGGCGACCGCCGTCCAGCGCCCCTGGCGGGTCGTCGCCCGCAGCCGGATCGCCGGGTTCCTCTACCTGTACGCCGTCTGGCTGCTGATCCACACCGTGATCTTCGCCGCGGCCCCGGACTTCCCGACCGACCGCGCCACGTCCGCCCTCGGTCTGCTGGAACAGCTCACGATCACGCCCTCGAACCTCTGGTACCTGTACGCCCTGGCGCTCTACTTCACGGTCGCCAAGGTGGCCCGCCGGGCGCCCCGGGTGCTGGTCCTCGTACCCGCCGCGGCGCTGTCCGCCGTCGCCGCCGCCGGCCTGCTCGACGCACCGGGCAACCGCGCCGGCCTGTACCAGAACCTGATCTTCTTCCTCGCCGGCCTGTACCTGCGACCGCAGATCGAGTGGTGGGCGGCAACCGCCACCCGGCGCCGCCTCGCGCTGACCTCGGGTGCCTACGTCCTCGCGCTCGCCGCGATGGCGACGGTCGGCGCCCAGCGATGGTTCGGCGTGTGGCCGGAGGTCTCCGTTGTGGCGGTCGCGTTCGGCGTCACCGCGGCCGCCCAACTGGGCCGGTGGCCCGCCCTCAGCCGCCGACTCAGCACGCTCGGCCGCAACACGTTGCCGATCTACGTCATCCACCTGCCGGTCCTGGCCCTGCTGCACCGGCTGCTGCTCGCACCGGCCTCCCGGCTGGACCGCGGCGGGCAGGACCTGATCGTGCTCGGCTACCCGATCCTGCTGACCGGGCTCGTGATCGGCGTGAGCCTGGCCATCCACCGCGGGCTGCTGGCGGTGCACGCGCGCTGGCTGTTCGCCCTCCCCGGCGACCGCCGGACCGTACTCCGCCGGCTGGAGGCGGCCGGATGA
- a CDS encoding LLM class F420-dependent oxidoreductase produces MKLGLHYWTYSTPAEPAAIAPTLAEAATTAEQAGVASFTVMDHFFQMDAVAPAEEPMLEAYTTLGFVAAKTQRMTLGVLVTGVMYRYPGLLAKIVSTLDVLSGGRARLGIGASWYEREQRGLGVPVVPVAERFERLEETLRICLQMWGDDNGPFNGQHYQLAETINSPQPLSRPHPPIMIGGGGEKKTLLLVARYADACNLFGTAAGADEVARKLEVLRGHCVAEGRDYDTVEKTVVAHRPPLADVDAFLAEVADYAALGVTEVQVTPDRHPVEFAQRLGDEVLPRLADIG; encoded by the coding sequence ATGAAGCTCGGACTGCACTACTGGACGTACTCGACCCCGGCCGAGCCGGCGGCGATCGCACCGACCCTGGCCGAGGCGGCCACCACCGCCGAACAGGCCGGCGTCGCGTCGTTCACGGTGATGGACCACTTCTTCCAGATGGACGCGGTGGCCCCGGCCGAGGAGCCGATGTTGGAGGCGTACACGACGCTGGGCTTCGTCGCCGCGAAGACCCAGCGAATGACGCTGGGCGTGCTGGTCACCGGCGTGATGTACCGGTATCCGGGGCTGCTCGCCAAGATCGTCAGCACTCTCGACGTGCTCTCCGGCGGTCGGGCCCGGCTCGGCATCGGCGCATCGTGGTACGAGCGGGAGCAGCGCGGCCTCGGCGTGCCCGTGGTGCCGGTGGCCGAGCGCTTCGAGCGGCTGGAGGAGACGCTGCGGATCTGCCTGCAGATGTGGGGTGACGACAACGGGCCGTTCAACGGACAGCACTACCAGCTCGCCGAGACGATCAACTCGCCCCAGCCGTTGAGCCGTCCGCACCCGCCGATCATGATCGGCGGCGGCGGCGAGAAGAAGACGCTGCTCCTGGTGGCCCGGTACGCCGACGCCTGCAACCTGTTCGGCACGGCCGCCGGCGCCGACGAGGTGGCGCGCAAGCTGGAGGTGCTGCGGGGGCACTGCGTCGCCGAGGGCCGCGACTACGACACCGTCGAGAAGACCGTGGTCGCCCACCGGCCACCGTTGGCCGACGTCGACGCGTTTCTCGCCGAGGTTGCCGACTACGCCGCGCTCGGGGTCACCGAGGTGCAGGTCACGCCGGATCGCCACCCGGTGGAGTTCGCCCAGCGACTCGGCGACGAGGTGCTGCCCCGGTTGGCCGACATCGGCTGA
- a CDS encoding catalase yields MDSSKPAEAVKNAVKTASDKIADALAPDVPGAPGSAPPHVEEPTTPRDPLPPKTEQGAPQTRTPTGAETGAPTTAKGQQGAFLTTSQGARLRDTDHSLKAGSRGPTLLQDHHLREKITHFDHERIPERVVHARGAGAHGVFTAYGTAERVTRAGFLKKGRETEVFVRFSTVLGSRGSADTVRDTRGFATKFYTDEGTFDLVANNMPVFFIQDAIKFPDIIHAAKPHPDREIPQAQSAHDTFWDFVSLHTEAQHLTLWNMSDRGIPRSYRTMEGFGVHTFRLVNEAGETALVKFHWKPKLGVHSLTWEEAQMLSGIDPDFHRRDLYDAIEAGAFPEWELGIQVFPDTPEETFAEIDLLDPTKIVPEELAPVQPIGKLTLNRTPTNFFAETEQVAFHLGHLPPGIDVTNDPLLQGRLFSYVDTQLTRLGGPNFSQIPINRPHAPVNDMLRDGFHQHAVHAGVAPYRPNSLDGGNPFPAGDDEHAFLDVPVTVAEAPKVRANPASFDDHFSQVRLFWLSMSPVEKEHIIRAYTFELGKCYHQAIKERQLQCLANIDPVLCAQVATGLGLPAPEPTVPLADVTPSPALSQVGREWPTDGRTIGIVVDPDSDLDGVDQVRAAVFEAGMVPLLIAPHGGMVGGMPVQRTFATGRSVEFDAVLLAGAPAPAPDATPARDDKAGRPQAVAVDPRVLLLVEECWRHAKTIGAWDAGVTVLEQAGVSGTPGVVTAGSGVEALTAVQRLMAAHRVWERFPTSVA; encoded by the coding sequence GTGGATTCCAGCAAGCCCGCCGAGGCGGTCAAGAACGCCGTGAAGACCGCCTCAGACAAGATCGCCGACGCCCTGGCGCCAGATGTCCCGGGCGCGCCGGGCAGCGCCCCGCCACACGTCGAGGAGCCGACGACGCCGCGCGACCCGTTGCCGCCGAAGACGGAGCAGGGTGCCCCGCAGACCCGCACCCCGACCGGCGCGGAGACCGGGGCGCCGACGACCGCCAAGGGTCAGCAGGGTGCCTTCCTCACCACCTCGCAGGGGGCTCGGCTCCGCGACACCGACCACTCACTCAAGGCCGGATCACGTGGTCCGACGCTGCTCCAGGACCACCACCTGCGTGAAAAGATCACGCATTTCGACCACGAGCGCATTCCCGAGCGCGTGGTGCACGCGCGGGGCGCCGGAGCGCACGGCGTCTTCACCGCCTACGGCACCGCGGAGCGGGTGACCCGGGCCGGCTTCCTCAAGAAGGGGCGGGAAACCGAGGTCTTCGTCCGGTTCTCCACCGTGCTCGGCTCGCGCGGTTCGGCCGACACGGTCCGCGACACCCGCGGCTTCGCCACGAAGTTCTACACCGACGAGGGCACCTTCGACCTGGTCGCCAACAACATGCCGGTCTTCTTCATCCAGGACGCCATCAAGTTCCCGGACATCATCCACGCGGCGAAGCCGCATCCGGACCGCGAGATCCCGCAGGCGCAGAGCGCGCATGACACCTTCTGGGACTTCGTCTCGCTGCACACCGAGGCGCAGCACCTCACGCTCTGGAACATGTCCGACCGCGGCATCCCCCGGTCGTACCGGACCATGGAGGGCTTCGGCGTACACACCTTCCGCCTCGTCAACGAGGCCGGCGAGACGGCGCTGGTCAAGTTCCACTGGAAGCCCAAGCTGGGCGTGCACTCCCTGACCTGGGAGGAGGCGCAGATGCTCAGCGGCATCGACCCGGACTTCCACCGCCGGGACCTGTACGACGCGATCGAGGCCGGCGCGTTCCCCGAGTGGGAGCTGGGCATCCAGGTCTTCCCCGACACCCCCGAGGAGACCTTCGCCGAGATCGACCTGCTGGACCCGACGAAGATCGTGCCGGAGGAGCTGGCACCGGTGCAGCCCATCGGAAAGCTCACTCTCAACCGGACGCCGACGAACTTCTTCGCCGAGACCGAGCAGGTCGCCTTCCACCTCGGCCACCTCCCGCCGGGCATCGACGTCACGAACGACCCGCTGCTGCAGGGCCGGCTCTTCTCGTACGTCGACACACAGCTCACCCGGTTGGGCGGGCCGAACTTCTCCCAGATCCCGATCAACCGGCCACACGCCCCGGTCAACGACATGCTGCGCGACGGCTTCCACCAGCACGCCGTGCACGCGGGGGTGGCGCCGTACCGGCCGAACTCGCTCGACGGCGGCAATCCCTTCCCCGCCGGCGACGACGAGCACGCCTTCCTCGACGTACCGGTGACGGTCGCCGAGGCGCCCAAGGTCCGGGCGAACCCGGCCTCGTTCGACGACCACTTCAGCCAGGTACGCCTGTTCTGGCTGAGCATGTCGCCGGTCGAGAAGGAGCACATCATCCGGGCCTACACCTTCGAGCTCGGCAAGTGCTACCACCAGGCGATCAAGGAGCGCCAGCTCCAGTGCCTCGCGAACATCGACCCGGTGCTGTGCGCGCAGGTCGCCACCGGGCTGGGCCTACCCGCCCCGGAGCCGACCGTGCCGCTGGCCGACGTCACGCCCAGCCCCGCGCTGTCGCAGGTCGGCAGGGAGTGGCCGACCGACGGTCGCACGATCGGGATCGTCGTCGACCCCGACAGCGACCTCGACGGCGTCGACCAGGTACGCGCAGCCGTGTTCGAGGCCGGCATGGTGCCGCTGCTGATCGCCCCACACGGCGGCATGGTGGGCGGCATGCCGGTGCAGCGGACCTTCGCCACCGGCCGGTCGGTCGAGTTCGACGCGGTCCTGCTGGCCGGAGCGCCGGCACCCGCACCGGATGCCACCCCGGCCCGCGACGACAAGGCGGGTAGGCCACAGGCGGTGGCCGTGGATCCCCGCGTGCTGCTCCTCGTCGAGGAGTGCTGGCGGCACGCCAAGACGATCGGCGCCTGGGACGCCGGCGTCACCGTGCTGGAACAGGCGGGGGTGAGCGGCACTCCCGGCGTCGTCACGGCGGGCTCCGGCGTCGAAGCCCTGACCGCGGTGCAGCGGCTGATGGCCGCACACCGGGTGTGGGAACGGTTCCCCACCTCGGTCGCCTGA